Proteins encoded in a region of the Ziziphus jujuba cultivar Dongzao chromosome 3, ASM3175591v1 genome:
- the LOC107422170 gene encoding uncharacterized protein LOC107422170 isoform X4, which yields MVCSVALLQCCTGPHVLRWRSYYATKDDAWKAHYSEVFDHGIREALCCLGRVKYLSVLEEDEVFSVARLLGDLVAYRASGTGNLELLAGLALLLKQTQPPKTLDECLEAPVEQIREAAALHKFAEAAYTGPLLDLGRNPFIFPCVWLYRQGVLTPWMRKRRPVLHGDNWWRGHAAAFLKFVKLSPDVLRQGRVNQGKCEAAYFVLVLHHLRSVVIAVRGTETPEDLITDGLCKECSLSTEDLEGLINSSHIPLDLRQYLVSSFPHYGHSGIVETARDLFKQIEGNTTNDESDSRGILSSLLSPGCECEGYGIRIVGHSLGGAIAALLGMRLYNRYPNLHVYAYGPLPCVNLVVANACSKFITSIVFNNEFSARLSVRSVLQLRADAITALSKDSITDKAAIFRLAHRFLHVSKYQRNEMGVMHPASDDSAGTIKSENLNESENDSKESEEQDQKFDLWNASDGEDILTETDPNEFLNPFATEVNALGDSMSQFMETVPSVNLSSGDPPELYLPGLVIHMVPQPRSVHKSLQNGCGFRARERCHKAYIADRESFKDIIVSPSMFLDHLPWRCQNAMEMVLEDWNAKGLLNDSQIVDVY from the exons ATGGTATGCTCTGTTGCACTACTACAGTGTTGCACAGGACCTCATGTTCTGAGATGGAGATCTTATTACGCAACCAAAGATGATGCATGGAAAGCACACTACAGTGAGGTATTCGATCATGGAATTCGTGAGGCTTTGTGCTGTCTGGGACGTGTTAAATACTT GAGTGTCTTGGAGGAAGATGAAGTTTTTTCAGTAGCCAGACTACTGGGTGATCTTGTTGCGTACCGTGCATCAGGCACTGGAAATTTGGAACTCTTGGCAG GTCTAGCCTTACTGCTGAAGCAGACGCAGCCTCCAAAAACCCTTGACGAGTGTTTAGAGGCACCTGTAGAACAGATTCGAGAGGCTGCAGCTCTTCATAAATTTGCAGAAGCTGCCTACACG GGACCATTACTTGATCTTGGAAGAAATCCCTTTATATTTCCTTGTGTGTGGCTCTATAGGCAGGGGGTGTTGACGCCCTGGATGCGTAAAAG ACGGCCTGTACTTCATGGTGATAACTGGTGGAGGGGTCATGCAGCGgcctttttaaaatttgttaaattatccCCAGATGTACTACGACAAGGGCGTGTTAACCag GGTAAGTGTGAAGCTGCCTACTTTGTTTTAGTTCTACATCATCTAAGGTCTGTAGTAATTGCTGTGCGGGGGACTGAGACACCTGAAGATCTGATAACTGATGGTTTATGTAAGGAATGCAGTCTTTCTACAGAGGACTTGGAAGGGCTGATAAa TAGTAGTCATATCCCCCTTGATTTGAGGCAATACTTGGTCTCATCTTTTCCACACTATGGGCACTCAGGTATTGTTGAGACTGCACGTGACCTTTTCAAACAAATTGAAGGAAATACAACTAATGATG AGTCTGATTCAAGAGGTATCCTTTCTTCCTTGCTGAGTCCTGGGTGTGAGTGTGAGGGATATGGTATTCGTATAGTGGGACATTCGCTTGGAGGTGCTATTGCTGCATTGCTGGGAATGAGA CTATACAATCGTTACCCAAATTTGCATGTCTATGCATACGGGCCTCTTCCATGTGTGAATTTGGTTGTAGCAAACGCATGCTCTAAATTTATTACGAG CATTGTATTCAACAATGAATTTTCAGCGCGCCTTTCAGTTAGGTCAGTCCTGCAGCTTCGAGCAGATGCTATCACAGCACTTTCAAAAGATTCAATAACTGATAAAGCCGCAATTTTTAGGCTTGCACATCGTTTTCTACATGTAAGTAAGTATCAGCGGAATGAGATGGGTGTAATGCATCCAGCTTCTGATGATTCTGCTGGGACCATTAAATCCGAAAATCTCAATGAAAGTGAGAATGATTCTAAAG AAAGCGAGGAACAGGATCAGAAATTCGACCTGTGGAATGCAAGTGACGGAGAGGATATTCTTACTGAAACTGATCCAAATGAATTCCTGAACCCTTTTGCTACAGAAGTCAATGCATTGGGTGATTCCATGTCTCAGTTTATGGAAACTGTCCCATCTGTAAACTTATCATCCGGGGATCCTCCAGAGTTGTATTTGCCAGGTCTTGTAATTCATATGGTTCCGCAACCAAGAAGTGTCCATAAGTCTCTACAGAATGGCTGTGGATTTCGAGCGAGGGAACGATGTCATAAAGCTTACATTGCAGATAGAGAAAGCTTCAAAGACATTATTGTGTCTCCATCGATGTTTCTTGACCATCTCCCTTGGAG ATGCCAGAATGCAATGGAAATGGTATTGGAAGATTGGAATGCAAAGGGTTTACTGAATGACTCTCAGATTGTTGATGTGTATTAA
- the LOC107422170 gene encoding uncharacterized protein LOC107422170 isoform X5, translated as MMHGKHTTVRSVLEEDEVFSVARLLGDLVAYRASGTGNLELLAGLALLLKQTQPPKTLDECLEAPVEQIREAAALHKFAEAAYTGPLLDLGRNPFIFPCVWLYRQGVLTPWMRKRRPVLHGDNWWRGHAAAFLKFVKLSPDVLRQGRVNQGKCEAAYFVLVLHHLRSVVIAVRGTETPEDLITDGLCKECSLSTEDLEGLINSSHIPLDLRQYLVSSFPHYGHSGIVETARDLFKQIEGNTTNDESDSRGILSSLLSPGCECEGYGIRIVGHSLGGAIAALLGMRLYNRYPNLHVYAYGPLPCVNLVVANACSKFITSIVFNNEFSARLSVRSVLQLRADAITALSKDSITDKAAIFRLAHRFLHVSKYQRNEMGVMHPASDDSAGTIKSENLNESENDSKESEEQDQKFDLWNASDGEDILTETDPNEFLNPFATEVNALGDSMSQFMETVPSVNLSSGDPPELYLPGLVIHMVPQPRSVHKSLQNGCGFRARERCHKAYIADRESFKDIIVSPSMFLDHLPWRCQNAMEMVLEDWNAKGLLNDSQIVDVY; from the exons ATGATGCATGGAAAGCACACTACAGTGAG GAGTGTCTTGGAGGAAGATGAAGTTTTTTCAGTAGCCAGACTACTGGGTGATCTTGTTGCGTACCGTGCATCAGGCACTGGAAATTTGGAACTCTTGGCAG GTCTAGCCTTACTGCTGAAGCAGACGCAGCCTCCAAAAACCCTTGACGAGTGTTTAGAGGCACCTGTAGAACAGATTCGAGAGGCTGCAGCTCTTCATAAATTTGCAGAAGCTGCCTACACG GGACCATTACTTGATCTTGGAAGAAATCCCTTTATATTTCCTTGTGTGTGGCTCTATAGGCAGGGGGTGTTGACGCCCTGGATGCGTAAAAG ACGGCCTGTACTTCATGGTGATAACTGGTGGAGGGGTCATGCAGCGgcctttttaaaatttgttaaattatccCCAGATGTACTACGACAAGGGCGTGTTAACCag GGTAAGTGTGAAGCTGCCTACTTTGTTTTAGTTCTACATCATCTAAGGTCTGTAGTAATTGCTGTGCGGGGGACTGAGACACCTGAAGATCTGATAACTGATGGTTTATGTAAGGAATGCAGTCTTTCTACAGAGGACTTGGAAGGGCTGATAAa TAGTAGTCATATCCCCCTTGATTTGAGGCAATACTTGGTCTCATCTTTTCCACACTATGGGCACTCAGGTATTGTTGAGACTGCACGTGACCTTTTCAAACAAATTGAAGGAAATACAACTAATGATG AGTCTGATTCAAGAGGTATCCTTTCTTCCTTGCTGAGTCCTGGGTGTGAGTGTGAGGGATATGGTATTCGTATAGTGGGACATTCGCTTGGAGGTGCTATTGCTGCATTGCTGGGAATGAGA CTATACAATCGTTACCCAAATTTGCATGTCTATGCATACGGGCCTCTTCCATGTGTGAATTTGGTTGTAGCAAACGCATGCTCTAAATTTATTACGAG CATTGTATTCAACAATGAATTTTCAGCGCGCCTTTCAGTTAGGTCAGTCCTGCAGCTTCGAGCAGATGCTATCACAGCACTTTCAAAAGATTCAATAACTGATAAAGCCGCAATTTTTAGGCTTGCACATCGTTTTCTACATGTAAGTAAGTATCAGCGGAATGAGATGGGTGTAATGCATCCAGCTTCTGATGATTCTGCTGGGACCATTAAATCCGAAAATCTCAATGAAAGTGAGAATGATTCTAAAG AAAGCGAGGAACAGGATCAGAAATTCGACCTGTGGAATGCAAGTGACGGAGAGGATATTCTTACTGAAACTGATCCAAATGAATTCCTGAACCCTTTTGCTACAGAAGTCAATGCATTGGGTGATTCCATGTCTCAGTTTATGGAAACTGTCCCATCTGTAAACTTATCATCCGGGGATCCTCCAGAGTTGTATTTGCCAGGTCTTGTAATTCATATGGTTCCGCAACCAAGAAGTGTCCATAAGTCTCTACAGAATGGCTGTGGATTTCGAGCGAGGGAACGATGTCATAAAGCTTACATTGCAGATAGAGAAAGCTTCAAAGACATTATTGTGTCTCCATCGATGTTTCTTGACCATCTCCCTTGGAG ATGCCAGAATGCAATGGAAATGGTATTGGAAGATTGGAATGCAAAGGGTTTACTGAATGACTCTCAGATTGTTGATGTGTATTAA